The following proteins are co-located in the Hypomesus transpacificus isolate Combined female chromosome 23, fHypTra1, whole genome shotgun sequence genome:
- the LOC124485032 gene encoding LOW QUALITY PROTEIN: BCL-6 corepressor-like (The sequence of the model RefSeq protein was modified relative to this genomic sequence to represent the inferred CDS: deleted 1 base in 1 codon): MVDARLTPLAAMGLDRSALMRDGLRLHGGVVYPGIRAVSAEKSRDNPVVLPLGYGRDGFTDLYKSDLGLDNRKASNGYLGLYKSPPPGLHKPLLLPGSEGLGLDRRMGVGKSSELGLGGAATGASFIHLPWLSPYPEAGMYPFMDSKYAALNMYKASLLSQPSTYFPQHMAYQSLCAAQGGNINPTVATSAAERLYFMPPYPPSPLSSSLVAPPVRIPAVSVAPSSLVHCQEKGLGVGPRIHHESSPYGQQLLQVPPPPKHHQTPTDRERDREKDRDIEMERDRDRERERERERPTSRSGKTCRPPSSKPPPTTSGCNSSSISGLPIDSSPRASSRLPQPPPPLIDTSDLQRLGPRTGKLNSSSSSTQSMPHAFYMSSVAPENPSPARPSSHKPRQRDGGMELRVGGCEKRPSHSPPKPSTEWPVHPTPSTKDPPEKPLDLSGRMLEYGLNPNGYPAKLDALAMARGGAGGRYSLPPSREHQKETHFNPTVSSTSSKASERPEMISTLRSSWVVPTPTPSSTHAHHLALPQSPRPSPDQTQPLPQTSSSSSSSVIKHKALEKVQPQPHCSPNSRLGESINPSLATSIPLSPKPNGDWLKHSPGQSESSSVFTNHKEIQEKISKAAKRPEPPSQEVSSFKRQCMENGHTPSHLYLPQGEAYLPPSLAYANRYLPYPVPDGMSLHPLPHTMPGKGPVYPHPVLLGGNSLYPAHLAPPKHSLPYHHSLPPAASHAAGEYLTYNSQEMVHPLMHPHPNGNPQERTGDGSLPKPEREASEQGGSQTKQPSYTERIVCIDLVHSDTDGECHPSSNKHTPPLPPPVQQSRGSKKECCHDNQNGREADRESKHQHHQHDNRHLSISQKPNPPDRHQETTPCGRPRAPQDTGCPGMVSTPPKGSPVRMSKPGENPEDHGPSPDPADMVEQDQSTLRCARTSGERTSREERDRREPPHDSLRSPDLGREVHVERDRESEIGSEREDSMVDLEESHGEGDEEDGGHESCKASRRSSLAKRIANSSGYVGDRIKCVTTELYADSSKLSREQRALQMEVISREASNITQPAAIWERAMMRFSELELKEKEGGGECVSAPAAGRDLADSQRRDRELESCQHTARHTGREGGPTSYGSNRVPVLQRCGAQSKAHQNLFPEQGAPDWAQGGCQSGARDRSGRQCGRGESGLPVERWVEENPGLELLPSRKRAHSSQREGEEEEKRVRGSHSETNLKASSDDDLAVNAGKLSVPGEEDDEEVQKLKVCIELKGLRLSKPSATSPDRPEVKEDRAWPHQLRPSEPDVKAVTQRAEINRSWANARIANTENKQAATLNLRHPKERPPTQGPISVDRDRGPRGELRRGPSGGPGVPLCPPSPVALQPPATDTPPFKSRRHSEGDKPKGKRPCKTKHTGPRVEKEGDRRREACVKSTIHHRSLADTKPVPEDKVSEQCVNPHLQRKTPSYPADYTCSPPLPQMHPSRSGPVPAEGPGELPLVTPAESPVVRPIPPEARRLIVNKNAGETLLQRAARLGYEEVVLYCLENRVCEVNHRDYAGYCALHEACARGWINIVTHLLEHGADINCSAQDGTRPLHDAVENNHLDVVRVLLSYGADPTLATYSGRGLLKMTHSHSMERFLTEYFADLQGRTDDDPGVFWEFYGSAVCESADEGCVFDILAEPPGPEKEDPREVFEFEFSDRPLLPCYNIQVSLSQGPRNWLLLSDVLQRLRISARSFRSTFPHLEVVTVAEAEFYRQASLSQLFSCPDELDAFQPDSKELLDLVEGSSELATMLGSSLECLDDHWDEPREANKKTNTVVNSKAVCNSKAISNAKAMVMAKANANANMKAMAKNNAMAKANAKAMARAMANADAKAKAKAMANVMAKADANAKAKQGS; this comes from the exons GTGGACGCCAGACTGACGCCCCTGGCCGCCATGGGGCTGGACCGCAGTGCTCTTATGCGTGATGGGCTCCGCCTCCACGGCGGCGTGGTCTACCCAGGGATTCGGGCTGTGTCGGCGGAGAAAAGCCGCGACAACCCCGTTGTCCTCCCGTTAGGCTACGGGCGTGACGGCTTCACGGATCTCTACAAGTCCGATCTCGGCCTTGACAACCGCAAGGCTTCCAATGGGTATCTGGGCCTGTATAAGagccctcctccaggcctccaCAAGCCCCTCCTGCTGCCTGGGTCTGAGGGCCTGGGGTTGGACCGGAGAATGGGGGTTGGGAAGTCGtcagagctggggctggggggtgctGCCACTGGGGCTAGCTTCATCCATCTGCCCTGGCTCAGCCCCTACCCAGAAGCAGGGATGTACCCCTTCATGGACTCCAAGTACGCTGCCCTCAATATGTACAAGGCCTCCCTGCTATCCCAGCCAAGTACTTACTTTCCCCAGCACATGGCCTACCAGTCCCTATGTGCGGCCCAAGGAGGCAACATCAACCCCACCGTAGCCACCTCCGCTGCCGAGAGACTGTACTTCATGCCCCCGTACCCCCCgtcacccctctcttcctcgctGGTGGCTCCTCCCGTGAGGATCCCCGCTGTGTCTGTGGCCCCCAGTTCTTTGGTGCATTGCCAGGAAAAAGGGCTGGGTGTGGGACCTCGCATCCACCACGAGAGCTCACCGTATGGTCAGCAGCTCCTTCaagttcctcctccccccaaacACCACCAGACtcccacagacagagagagggacagagagaaagatagggacatagagatggagagggacagggacagagagagggagagggaacggGAGAGACCCACCAGTAGGAGTGGTAAAACCTGCAGACCTCCCTCCAGTAaaccccccccaaccaccagcGGCTGTAATAGCAGTAGTATCAGTGGTCTTCCCATAGACTCCTCCCCCCGGGCCTCCTCacgcctcccccagcctcctcctcctctaattGACACCTCAGACTTACAAAGGCTGGGTCCCAGAACAGGCAAACTAAACTCTTCCTCATCCAGCACACAGTCCATGCCTCACGCCTTCTACATGAGCAGTGTGGCTCCAGAGAACCCCTCTCCTGCCCGTCCCAGTTCCCACAAACCAAGGCAGAGAGATGGGGGCATGGAGCTGCGGGTTGGGGGCTGTGAGAAGAGACCTAGTCATtccccccccaaaccctccaCAGAGTGGCCGGTCCATCCAACTCCGTCTACCAAAGACCCCCCCGAGAAGCCTCTGGACTTGTCTGGCAGAATGTTGGAGTATGGCCTGAACCCCAATGGCTACCCCGCAAAGCTCGATGCTCTAGCCATGGctagggggggagcaggggggcgaTACAGCCTGCCTCCCAGCCGGGAGCATCAAAAGGAAACCCACTTCAACCCCACTGTCAGTAGCACTTCCTCCAAGGCCTCTGAGAGACCAGAGATGATCAGCACTTTACGCTCCTCATGGGTGGtgcccaccccaacccccagcTCCACCCACGCACACCACCTAGCTTTGCCCCAGtcccccagacccagcccagaCCAGACGCAGCCCCTAccccagacctcctcctcctcatcctcctctgttATCAAACATAAGGCCCTGGAGaaagtccagccccagcctcactgtTCTCCTAATTCCAGGTTAGGAGAGTCCATCAACCCCTCTCTGGCAACCTCTATCCCCTTGTCCCCCAAGCCTAATGGTGATTGGCTGAAACATAGCCCAGGCCAATCAGAGAGCTCTTCGGTGTTCACTAATCACAAAGAGATCCAGGAGAAGATTTCTAAAGCAGCAAAGAGACCTGAGCCGCCGTCTCAAGAGGTATCGTCCTTTAAACGCCAATGTATGGAGAATGGACACACCCCTAGCCACCTGTACTTGCCACAGGGTGAGGCCTATCTGCCCCCTAGCCTAGCGTACGCCAACAGGTACCTGCCCTACCCCGTCCCAGACGGCATGTCCCTTCACCCCCTACCCCATACAATGCCGGGTAAGGGCCCAGTTTACCCCCACCCTGTACTGCTGGGGGGCAACAGCCTGTATCCTGCCCACCTAGCACCCCCCAAACATTCCCTACCTTACCATCACAGTCTACCACCGGCAGCTAGCCATGCAGCTGGAGAGTATCTCACCTACAACTCCCAGGAAATGGTCCACCCTCTGATGCACCCTCACCCAAACGGCAATCCCCAAGAACGGACAGGAGATGGGAGTCTGCCCAAGCCTGAGAGGGAGGCAAGCGAGCAGGGTGGAAGTCAGACCAAGCAACCCTCCTACACGGAAAGAATAGTGTGTATTGACCTGGTTCACTCTGACACAGATGGAGAATGTCACCCGTcctccaacaaacacacaccacctctgCCACCACCCGTCCAACAGAGCAGGGGCAGCAAAAAGGAATGTTGTCACGATAACCAAAACGGGAGGGAGGCAGATCGTGAATCAAAACACCAGCATCATCAGCATGATAATCGTCATCTCAGCATCAGCCAAAAACCCAACCCCCCAGACAGGCATCAAGAGACCACCCCATGTGGCAGACCCAGGGCACCCCAGGACACAGGCTGCCCTGGCATGGTCTCTACCCCACCTAAGGGCAGCCCTGTTAGGATGAGCAAGCCAGGAGAGAACCCTGAGGACCATGGCCCGAGCCCAGACCCTGCAGACATGGTGGAGCAGGACCAGAGCACCCTGCGCTGTGCCAGGACCTCTGGAGAGAGGActtccagagaggagagggacagacgaGAGCCACCCCATGACAGTCTGCGCAGCCCAGACCTGGGAAGGGAGGTTCATGTGGAGAGGGAccgagagagtgagatagggaGTGAGCGAGAAGACAGCATGGTTGACCTGGAAGAGTCCcatggagagggggatgaggaggatggtggTCATGAATCGTGTAAAGCTTCACGGAGGTCCAGCCTGGCAAAACGGATTGCTAATTCTTCGGGCTACGTTGGCGACCGCATCAAATGTGTGACCACTGAGCTGTACGCTGACTCCAGCAAGTTGAGCCGTGAACAGCGCGCCCTACAG ATGGAAGTCATATCACGAGAGGCGAGTAATATAACCCAACCTGCAGCTATCTGGGAG CGGGCAATGATGCGGTTCTCGGAGCTGGagctgaaggagaaggagggcggcggggagtgtgtgtctgcaccgGCAGCAGGACGGGACTTGGCTGACAGCCAgcgcagagacagagagctggaAAGCTGCCAACACACCGCCAGGCatacagggagggagg gTGGCCCGACATCCTATGGCAGTAACAGAGTACCAGTGCTCCAGAGGTGTGGAGCTCAGAGCAAGGCTCACCAGAACCTGTTCCCTGAGCAGGGAGCCCCAGACTGGGCACAGGGTGGCTGCCAGAGTGGGGCACGGGACCGAT CCGGAAGGCAATGCGGGAGGGGGGAAAGTGGACTACCAGTGGAGCGTTGGGTTGAGGAGAACCCTGGCCTGGAGTTATTACCCTCCAGGAAACGTGCACACAGCtctcagagagaaggagaagaagaggagaagagagtgagagggagccATTCAGAGACAAACTTGAAAGCCAGCAGTG ATGACGACCTCGCCGTCAATGCTGGTAAACTGTCTGTGCCTGGCGAAGAGGACGATGAAGAGGTGCAGAAGCTGAAGGTGTGTATTGAGCTGAAGGGACTTCGCCTCAGCAAGCCCAGCGCCACCTCTCCGGACAGACCAGAGGTCAAAGAGGACAGGGCGTGGCCTCATCAGCTAAGGCCCAGTGAACCGGATGTGAAAGCAGTGACTCAGAGGGCAGAGATCAATCGAAGCTGGGCTAATGCAAGGATAGCAAACACCGAAAACAAACAAG CAGCCACTCTGAATCTTCGGCATCCAAAGGAAAGACCACCCACGCAGGGACCCATTTCTGTGGACAGGGACCGAGGGCCCAGGGGGGAGCTCAGGAGGGGGCCGTCTGGGGGGCCCGGAGTGCCTCTGTGCCCCCCTTCTCCAgtggccctccagccccctgccacGGACACACCTCCCTTCAAATCTCGTCGTCACAGCGAAGGGGACAAACCGAAGGGCAAGCGGCCATGCAAAACCAAGCATACCGGCCCAAGAGTGGAGAAAGAGGGTGACCGGAGGAGAGAGGCATGCGTGAAAAGCACCATCCACCACCGCAGCCTAGCGGATACAAAACCAGTCCCGGAAGACAAG GTCAGTGAGCAGTGTGTCAACCCCCACCTCCAGAGAAAGACCCCCTCTTATCCGGCTGACTACACgtgctctccacccctcccccagatgCACCCCTCCAGGTCTGGGCCTGTTCCTGCAGAGGGACCAGGGGAATTGCCCCTTGTGACCCCTGCAGAGTCCCCAGTCGTCCGACCCATTCCGCCAGAGGCCCGGAGACTTATAGTGAACAAGAATGCTGGAGAGACACTGCTACAGAGAGCTGCACGGCTAGGCTATGAG GAAGTGGTGTTGTACTGCCTGGAGAACCGCGTGTGTGAGGTGAACCATCGTGACTACGCTGGCTACTGTGCTCTCCACGAGGCCTGCGCACGTGGCTGGATCAACATAGTCACACACCTGCTGGAGCATGGTGCCGACATTAACTGCAGCGCGCAGGACggcaccag GCCCCTTCATGATGCAgtagagaacaaccacttggaTGTGGTGCGTGTGCTGCTGTCCTATGGTGCTGATCCAACCCTGGCCACCTATTCTGGCCGCGGCCTGCTGAAGATGACCCACAGTCACAGCATGGAGCGCTTCCTCACTG AGTACTTTGCTGACTTGCAGGGACGTACAGATGATGACCCGGGGGTCTTCTGGGAATTCTACGGCAGTGCAGTGTGTG AGTCTGCCgatgaagggtgtgtgtttgacatcCTGGCAGAGCCCCCGGGACCGGAGAAGGAAGACCCGAGGGAGGTGTTTGAATTTGAGTTCTCCGAccgccctctccttccctgctaCAACATCCAGGTTTCACTCTCCCAGGG ACCCAGAAACTGGCTTCTTCTCTCAGATGTGCTGCAGAGGTTGAGAATATCTGCTCGGTCTTTCCGTTCCACCTTCCCCCACCTGGAGGTGGTGACTGTGGCCGAGGCAGAGTTCTACCGCCAGGCTTCCCTGTctcagctcttctcctgccctgACGAGCTGGACGCATTCCAACCAGACAGCAAGGAGCTGCTGGACCTTGTGGAGGGAAGCTCCGAGCTGGCTACTATGCTGGGCTCCAGCCTGGAGTGTCTGGATGACCATTGGGATGAGCCTAGGGAGGCTAACAAGAAGACTAATACTGTGGTTAACTCTAAAGCAGTATGTAACTCTAAGGCAATTTCTAACGCTAAGGCAATGGTTATGGCTAAGGCTAATGCCAATGCCAATATGAAGGCTATGGCTAAGAATAATGCTATGGCTAAGGCAAATGCAAAGGCCATGGCCAGGGCCATGGCTAATGCTGATGCTAAGGCTAAAGCTAAGGCTATGGCTAATGTAATGGCTAAGGCCGATGCTAATGCTAAGGCTAAGCAGGGATCGTGA